In Massilia antarctica, the following are encoded in one genomic region:
- a CDS encoding peroxiredoxin, with protein MTIKIGDRLPEGTLSEFVETETEGCSLGPNTFQVADLVKGKKIAIFGLPGAYTPTCSAQHVPGYVKLADELKAKGVDEIWCISVNDAFVMGAWGRDQKATGIVRMMADGNAAYSKALGLDADFSKFGMGTRSQRYSLLVDDGVVKQLNVEQGGAFEVSNAETLLKQVA; from the coding sequence ATGACTATTAAAATCGGCGACCGCCTGCCTGAAGGTACCCTCTCTGAATTCGTCGAGACCGAAACCGAAGGCTGCTCGCTCGGCCCGAACACTTTCCAGGTAGCTGATCTGGTCAAGGGCAAGAAGATCGCGATCTTCGGCCTGCCGGGCGCCTACACCCCGACCTGCTCCGCACAGCACGTGCCGGGCTACGTCAAGCTGGCCGACGAACTCAAAGCCAAGGGCGTCGATGAAATCTGGTGCATCTCGGTCAATGACGCTTTCGTCATGGGCGCCTGGGGCCGCGACCAGAAAGCCACCGGCATCGTGCGCATGATGGCCGACGGTAACGCCGCCTACAGCAAGGCACTGGGCCTGGATGCGGACTTCTCCAAGTTCGGCATGGGCACGCGCTCGCAGCGCTACTCGCTGCTGGTCGACGACGGCGTCGTCAAGCAGCTCAACGTGGAGCAGGGCGGTGCGTTCGAAGTGTCGAATGCCGAAACCTTGCTCAAGCAAGTCGCTTAA
- a CDS encoding GNAT family N-acetyltransferase — translation MHIQTETPRQPDIIAMLERLDAYCADLYPAESNHLMEVDSLTQSDVVFLVARDPDGRALGCGAYVDRGGYGEVKRMYVDPASRGKGVGGRLLAEIAQRARAAGLPSLMLETGISQPEAIGLYERDGFIRCAPFGDYQPDPLSLFMVKRL, via the coding sequence ATGCATATTCAAACCGAAACCCCGCGCCAGCCCGATATCATCGCCATGCTCGAACGGCTGGACGCGTATTGTGCCGATCTGTATCCCGCCGAGAGCAACCATTTGATGGAGGTCGACTCGCTGACCCAATCCGATGTGGTGTTCCTGGTCGCGCGCGACCCTGACGGCCGCGCACTCGGCTGCGGCGCCTATGTCGACCGTGGCGGCTACGGCGAAGTCAAACGCATGTATGTCGACCCGGCCTCGCGCGGCAAGGGCGTGGGCGGCAGGCTGCTGGCCGAGATCGCGCAGCGCGCCAGGGCAGCTGGCTTGCCGTCGCTGATGCTCGAAACCGGCATCAGCCAGCCCGAAGCCATCGGCTTGTATGAGCGCGACGGCTTTATCCGCTGCGCGCCGTTCGGCGACTATCAGCCCGATCCTCTGAGCCTGTTCATGGTCAAGCGCCTCTGA
- a CDS encoding DMT family transporter has product MAGKGNLRAIYAMLIAVVMFSLMDTALKLLSAHYPALQVAAMRGLSSLPLVFAYVGWRGAFGTALQVRWPMHLLRAGLSITMLALFAFGLRKLSLAEAYSIFFIAPALITALSVVFLKESVDLARWIAIAVGMGGVLVVLRPSGTGMLTLGGLAVLGAATCYAVSAIASRLVGRTDRAEHMVLWLMVFLAIGASALAAPNWVALRAQDFWLLCGLALTGFLGQLAITEAFNSGEASRVAPFEYSGLAWGVALDWLLWRTLPDRYTLIGAAIIIGSGIYLVRHERAHAQAEHP; this is encoded by the coding sequence ATGGCTGGCAAAGGCAACCTGCGCGCTATCTACGCGATGCTGATCGCGGTGGTCATGTTTTCGCTGATGGACACGGCGCTCAAGCTGCTGTCGGCGCATTATCCGGCGCTGCAGGTGGCTGCCATGCGCGGGCTGTCGTCGCTGCCGCTGGTGTTTGCCTATGTCGGCTGGCGCGGCGCGTTCGGCACGGCGCTGCAGGTGCGCTGGCCGATGCATCTGCTGCGCGCCGGCTTGAGCATCACGATGCTGGCCCTGTTTGCCTTCGGCCTGCGCAAGCTGTCGCTGGCCGAAGCGTATTCGATCTTCTTCATTGCCCCGGCCCTCATTACCGCGCTGTCGGTGGTGTTCCTGAAGGAGTCGGTCGACCTGGCGCGCTGGATCGCCATCGCAGTCGGCATGGGCGGGGTGCTGGTGGTGCTGCGCCCGAGCGGGACCGGCATGCTGACCCTGGGCGGGCTGGCGGTGCTGGGCGCGGCCACCTGCTACGCGGTGTCGGCGATTGCCTCGCGCCTCGTCGGGCGCACCGACCGCGCCGAGCACATGGTGTTGTGGCTGATGGTGTTCCTGGCCATCGGTGCGTCGGCCTTGGCCGCGCCCAACTGGGTGGCGCTGCGCGCCCAGGATTTCTGGCTGTTGTGCGGCCTGGCCCTGACGGGATTTTTGGGCCAGCTGGCGATCACCGAAGCGTTCAATTCGGGCGAGGCCTCGCGCGTGGCGCCGTTCGAGTATTCGGGGCTGGCCTGGGGCGTGGCGCTGGACTGGCTGCTGTGGCGTACCCTGCCCGACCGCTACACCCTGATCGGCGCGGCCATCATCATCGGCAGCGGCATCTATCTGGTGCGCCACGAGCGCGCGCATGCGCAGGCCGAGCACCCCTAG
- the lpxC gene encoding UDP-3-O-acyl-N-acetylglucosamine deacetylase, translating into MLKQRTVKQLVRTIGVGLHSGTKVELTLRPAAIDVGIVFRRVDLDPVVEFPASAGVVGDTRMASVLVKDDARVSTVEHLMSACAGLGIDNLYVDVSAEEIPIMDGSASSFVFLLQQAGVQEQGAAKKFIRVLKDVEVRQGSGANEKWARLTPYDGFKLDFFIEFNHPAVDGTTQRAFVDFGDVSYVHDVARARTFGFMQDVESLRGMGLARGGSLENAIVMDEYRILNSDGLRYDDEFVRHKILDAIGDLYLVGHPLLAGYEAHKSGHALNNLLLLELLKHPDAYEIVAFETPGSAPPSYVRQMAREWALT; encoded by the coding sequence ATGTTAAAACAAAGAACCGTCAAACAACTGGTGCGCACCATCGGCGTGGGGCTGCACTCCGGGACCAAGGTCGAACTGACCCTGCGCCCGGCCGCGATCGATGTCGGCATCGTGTTTCGCCGCGTCGACCTCGACCCGGTGGTGGAGTTTCCCGCCAGCGCAGGCGTGGTGGGCGACACCCGCATGGCGTCGGTGCTGGTCAAGGACGATGCGCGCGTGTCGACGGTGGAGCACCTGATGTCGGCCTGCGCCGGGCTCGGGATCGACAATCTGTACGTGGACGTGTCGGCCGAAGAGATTCCGATCATGGACGGCTCGGCCTCGTCGTTTGTCTTTTTGCTGCAACAGGCGGGTGTGCAGGAGCAGGGCGCGGCGAAAAAATTCATCCGCGTGCTGAAAGACGTGGAGGTACGCCAGGGCAGCGGCGCCAACGAAAAATGGGCGCGCCTGACCCCGTACGACGGTTTCAAGCTCGATTTTTTCATTGAATTCAACCATCCGGCGGTCGACGGCACGACCCAGCGCGCGTTTGTCGACTTCGGCGACGTCTCGTACGTGCACGACGTGGCCCGCGCGCGCACCTTCGGCTTCATGCAGGATGTGGAAAGCCTGCGCGGCATGGGCCTGGCGCGCGGCGGGTCGCTCGAAAACGCGATCGTGATGGACGAGTACCGCATCCTCAATTCGGATGGCCTGCGCTACGACGACGAGTTCGTGCGCCACAAGATCCTCGACGCGATCGGCGACTTGTACCTGGTCGGGCACCCGCTGCTGGCCGGCTACGAGGCGCACAAGTCGGGCCATGCGCTCAACAACCTGCTGCTGCTTGAATTGCTCAAGCATCCGGATGCCTACGAAATCGTGGCGTTCGAGACGCCCGGCAGTGCGCCGCCCTCGTATGTGCGCCAGATGGCGCGCGAGTGGGCGCTGACCTGA
- a CDS encoding DciA family protein, with product MHIYGTKTRRTSIVATDFLKRNDKMAALLPTAMRMASLQSDCAKALPPMFGNCDVLSFEDARLVLAVPSSAVAAKLKQQLPKLQGALQKRGWHIDEIKLKVQVTRSIAPVVHTHQLILPGTARSAFEALGDALPKTKANATLIAAVKAMAARQR from the coding sequence ATGCATATCTACGGAACCAAGACGCGCCGCACCTCGATCGTCGCTACCGATTTTCTCAAGCGTAACGACAAGATGGCGGCCCTGCTGCCGACGGCGATGCGCATGGCCAGCCTGCAGAGCGACTGCGCCAAGGCGCTGCCGCCGATGTTCGGCAACTGCGACGTGCTCTCGTTCGAAGACGCGCGCCTGGTGCTGGCCGTGCCCAGTTCGGCCGTCGCGGCCAAGCTCAAACAGCAACTGCCCAAGCTGCAGGGCGCCCTGCAAAAGCGCGGCTGGCATATCGACGAGATCAAATTGAAAGTGCAGGTCACGCGCAGTATCGCGCCGGTGGTGCACACGCATCAGCTGATTTTGCCCGGCACGGCGCGCTCGGCGTTCGAGGCGCTGGGCGACGCCCTGCCCAAGACAAAGGCCAACGCCACCCTGATCGCCGCCGTCAAGGCGATGGCGGCGCGCCAGCGCTAG
- the secA gene encoding preprotein translocase subunit SecA: MSLLTQIFGSRNQRLLKQYQKIVREINALEPQIEKLSDLELQAKTPQFKERVAKGETLDQLLPEAFAVCREAAKRVLKMRHFDVQMIGGMVLHYGKIAEMGTGEGKTLMATLPTYLNALSGKGVHVITVNDYLAQRDAEWMGRLYSWLGLTTGINLSQMDHGVKQSAYASDITYGTNNEFGFDYLRDNMVFEASERVQRSLNFAVVDEVDSILIDEARTPLIISGQAENHTELYHQINSLPAKLTLQIGEETPDGKGEVSVPGDYTKDEKAHSVLLTERGHENAEAILTEMGLLPEGASLYDAAHITLIHHLYAALRAHALYHKDQHYVVQNDEVVIVDEFTGRLMTGRRWSDGLHQAVEAKEGVRIQNENQTLASITFQNYFRMYTKLSGMTGTADTEAYEFQEIYGLETVVIPPNRPSQRKDRQDQVYKSSAEKYNAMLIDIRDCYERGQPVLVGTTSIENSEMLSGILDKAKLAHNVLNAKQHAREAEIIAQAGRPKMITIATNMAGRGTDIVLGGNVEKQIQIIEANAALSSDDKATQAEKLRSEWKSLNEHVVAAGGLHIIGTERHESRRVDNQLRGRSGRQGDPGSSRFYLSLDDALLRIFAGDRVRAIMDRLKMPEGEPIEAGIVSRSIESAQRKVEARNFDIRKQLLEYDDVSNDQRKVIYTQRNELLETTDIGELIASLRAGVFTDVVHAFVPEESVEEQWDIPGLEATLANEWQLSVPLAQMLATDTNMTDDDVLERVLAAADASYNSKIAIVGKESFGGFERNVMLQSVDSHWREHLAALDHLRQGIHLRGYAQKNPKQEYKREAFELFGSMLDMIKNEVIRMIMTVRIQSREEIDAEAAMHQSHVENVSYQHADFNPDAAPEDLLAPVGTPGDDEMLGPKVGRNDPCPCGSGKKFKACHGKLA; this comes from the coding sequence ATGTCATTACTGACCCAGATTTTCGGTAGCCGCAACCAGCGGCTGCTCAAGCAATATCAAAAAATCGTGCGCGAGATTAACGCGCTCGAGCCACAGATCGAAAAGCTGTCGGACCTTGAACTCCAGGCGAAGACGCCGCAGTTCAAGGAGCGCGTCGCCAAAGGCGAAACGCTCGACCAGCTGCTGCCGGAAGCATTCGCGGTCTGCCGCGAGGCGGCCAAGCGGGTGCTCAAGATGCGCCACTTCGATGTCCAGATGATCGGCGGGATGGTGCTCCACTACGGCAAAATCGCCGAAATGGGCACCGGCGAGGGCAAGACCTTGATGGCGACCTTGCCGACTTACCTGAATGCCTTGTCCGGCAAGGGCGTGCACGTCATCACGGTCAACGATTACCTGGCCCAGCGCGACGCCGAGTGGATGGGACGCCTGTACAGCTGGCTCGGCCTGACCACCGGCATCAATCTGTCGCAGATGGACCACGGCGTCAAGCAATCGGCTTACGCGTCGGACATCACCTACGGCACCAACAACGAATTCGGTTTCGACTACCTGCGCGACAATATGGTGTTCGAGGCCAGCGAGCGGGTCCAGCGCAGCCTCAATTTCGCCGTCGTCGATGAAGTCGACTCGATCCTGATCGATGAGGCGCGTACGCCGCTGATCATTTCGGGCCAGGCTGAAAACCATACCGAGCTGTATCACCAGATCAATTCGCTGCCGGCCAAGCTCACCCTGCAGATCGGCGAAGAAACGCCGGACGGCAAGGGCGAGGTCTCGGTCCCGGGCGACTATACCAAGGACGAGAAGGCGCACTCGGTGCTGCTGACCGAACGCGGTCATGAGAACGCCGAGGCGATCCTCACCGAAATGGGCCTGCTGCCGGAAGGCGCTTCGCTCTACGACGCCGCCCACATCACCCTGATCCACCACCTGTACGCAGCCCTGCGCGCGCACGCGCTGTACCACAAGGACCAGCATTACGTGGTGCAGAACGATGAAGTGGTGATCGTCGATGAATTCACCGGCCGCCTGATGACCGGGCGCCGCTGGTCCGACGGCCTGCACCAGGCAGTCGAAGCGAAGGAAGGCGTGCGCATTCAGAACGAGAACCAGACCCTGGCCTCGATCACCTTCCAGAACTACTTCCGCATGTACACCAAGCTGTCCGGCATGACCGGCACGGCCGATACCGAAGCGTACGAATTCCAGGAAATCTATGGTCTGGAAACCGTCGTCATTCCGCCGAACCGTCCGTCGCAGCGCAAGGACCGCCAGGACCAGGTGTACAAGTCCTCGGCCGAGAAATACAACGCGATGCTGATCGATATCCGCGATTGCTACGAGCGCGGGCAGCCGGTCCTGGTGGGTACCACCTCGATCGAAAACTCCGAGATGCTGTCGGGGATCCTCGACAAGGCCAAGCTGGCGCACAACGTCCTCAATGCGAAGCAGCATGCGCGCGAGGCCGAGATCATCGCCCAGGCGGGCCGTCCCAAGATGATCACCATCGCCACCAACATGGCCGGCCGCGGTACCGACATCGTTTTGGGCGGCAACGTCGAAAAGCAGATCCAGATCATCGAAGCCAATGCGGCCTTATCAAGCGACGACAAGGCCACCCAGGCGGAAAAACTGCGCAGCGAGTGGAAGTCCCTCAACGAGCACGTGGTGGCCGCCGGCGGCCTGCACATCATCGGCACCGAACGCCATGAATCGCGCAGGGTCGACAACCAGCTGCGTGGCCGTTCCGGCCGCCAGGGCGATCCGGGTTCGTCGCGCTTCTACCTGTCGCTCGACGACGCGCTCCTGCGCATCTTCGCCGGCGACCGCGTGCGCGCCATCATGGACCGCCTGAAAATGCCGGAAGGCGAACCGATTGAAGCGGGCATCGTCTCGCGCTCGATCGAGTCGGCCCAGCGCAAGGTCGAGGCGCGCAACTTCGACATTCGCAAGCAATTGCTCGAATACGACGACGTCTCCAACGACCAGCGCAAGGTGATCTACACCCAGCGTAACGAACTGCTCGAAACGACCGACATCGGCGAACTGATTGCATCGCTGCGCGCCGGCGTGTTCACCGACGTGGTGCATGCGTTCGTGCCGGAAGAATCGGTCGAAGAGCAGTGGGACATTCCCGGCCTGGAAGCGACCCTGGCCAACGAGTGGCAGCTCAGCGTGCCGCTGGCGCAGATGCTGGCGACCGATACCAACATGACCGACGACGACGTCCTCGAAAGGGTGCTGGCTGCGGCCGACGCCTCGTACAACAGCAAGATCGCCATCGTCGGCAAGGAATCGTTCGGCGGCTTCGAGCGCAATGTCATGCTGCAAAGCGTGGACAGCCACTGGCGCGAGCACCTGGCCGCGCTGGACCACCTGCGCCAGGGTATCCACCTGCGCGGCTATGCGCAAAAGAACCCGAAGCAGGAGTACAAGCGCGAAGCGTTCGAGCTGTTCGGATCGATGCTGGACATGATCAAGAATGAAGTGATCCGTATGATCATGACGGTGCGCATCCAGTCGCGCGAGGAAATCGACGCCGAAGCGGCCATGCACCAGTCGCACGTCGAAAACGTCAGCTACCAGCACGCGGATTTCAATCCGGACGCGGCGCCGGAAGATTTGCTCGCGCCCGTCGGCACGCCTGGCGACGACGAGATGCTCGGGCCGAAGGTCGGCCGCAACGACCCATGCCCTTGCGGCAGCGGCAAGAAGTTCAAGGCATGCCACGGCAAGCTCGCATAA
- a CDS encoding OmpA family protein, producing MPHPLHRSALTACALALILFAPLAQAGKYDADRPGGADHPLLSRYAGSTLYLHGEENYASARTLVAGKNGPVEKTVEGKISNRLYFGPKGRGSLEIFRNYQAALRGAGFDTLYECEAAQCEKDRTQSKIVRWAQGAQWVDNGQSDAYVIRLFEYKPGFHYIHARKQAQAGAVDVQIALRTGEESDANVQGRAQQFMQVIEAAGVEQGNVTVDASAIGAALRKDGRIALYGILFDTNKAVIKPESKDTLEQMARSLKNDPGVNVFIVGHTDNQGAVDANLALSRKRAQAVVDALGTQYGIAPARMQAHGVANLAPAANNADDSGRARNRRVEMVVR from the coding sequence ATGCCCCATCCGCTCCACCGCAGCGCCCTGACGGCGTGTGCGCTCGCACTCATTCTGTTCGCGCCGCTGGCGCAGGCGGGAAAATACGACGCCGACCGCCCCGGCGGCGCCGATCATCCGCTGCTGTCGCGTTACGCCGGTTCCACCTTGTACCTGCATGGCGAAGAAAACTACGCCAGTGCGCGCACGCTCGTTGCCGGTAAAAACGGCCCGGTCGAGAAGACGGTCGAAGGCAAGATCTCGAACCGGCTCTATTTCGGACCGAAGGGACGCGGCTCGCTGGAGATCTTCCGCAATTACCAGGCCGCGTTGCGCGGCGCCGGCTTCGACACCCTGTACGAATGCGAGGCGGCCCAGTGCGAGAAAGACCGCACCCAGTCGAAGATCGTGCGCTGGGCGCAAGGCGCGCAATGGGTCGACAATGGCCAGAGCGATGCCTATGTGATCCGCCTGTTCGAATACAAGCCGGGCTTCCACTACATCCACGCGCGCAAGCAAGCCCAGGCGGGCGCGGTGGACGTGCAGATTGCGTTGCGCACCGGCGAGGAGAGCGACGCCAACGTCCAGGGCCGCGCGCAGCAGTTCATGCAGGTGATCGAGGCTGCCGGGGTAGAGCAGGGCAATGTGACGGTCGACGCCAGCGCCATTGGTGCCGCGCTCAGGAAGGATGGCCGCATCGCCCTGTACGGCATTCTGTTCGATACCAACAAGGCGGTGATCAAGCCGGAATCGAAGGACACGCTCGAACAGATGGCCAGGTCGCTCAAGAACGACCCTGGCGTGAACGTGTTCATCGTCGGGCACACGGACAACCAGGGCGCGGTCGATGCCAACCTTGCACTGTCGCGCAAGCGCGCGCAGGCGGTGGTCGATGCCCTCGGCACGCAGTACGGGATCGCGCCAGCGCGCATGCAGGCGCATGGCGTGGCCAACCTGGCGCCGGCGGCGAACAATGCCGACGACAGCGGGCGTGCGCGTAACCGCCGCGTTGAAATGGTGGTGCGTTGA
- a CDS encoding DUF945 family protein, with protein MKKLLLCTALLASFPVFAAQRPVPAKAPVAKIESNMGDAVAAAASELERNFAWAKGNPIPIFDKLAVFEFSAPTAAKLKTVFGSARPYTMARAPAAAGMVAFDISVPAHSYADLNELNWSWSALKANLLTDEAGRTLTATGSWPRLTIDAKAANVVFNDMTVESNQRRNGDDVWLGTARADVKSVDVTGKEPAVAMKMEGLSGTSSVAENGKEYDIGSDFSIKLITVMDEKIDDLRMSLKMNKLDLTSFEQLSKAIQKTTKPGAEPKLDDIGPQLKAFVKGMAAHGTAVEITEMSAGYHGHRALMKGSLALGTTVDKDFKTTNALMKKLDGRFEMRVPVALITAIARNVTQAQATRKGETPTPEMLDSTAKSLSDMAVDKATADGYARLDDGVLVSIVQFKAGKLTVNGKAVALPTGSQKPAAGAKKPAKRRATK; from the coding sequence GTGAAAAAACTTCTCCTCTGCACAGCCCTGCTGGCCTCCTTCCCCGTTTTTGCCGCGCAACGTCCCGTCCCCGCCAAGGCGCCGGTGGCCAAGATCGAGTCGAACATGGGCGACGCGGTCGCGGCGGCGGCGTCCGAACTCGAACGCAATTTCGCCTGGGCCAAGGGCAATCCGATTCCCATTTTCGACAAGCTGGCGGTATTCGAGTTCTCGGCGCCGACTGCCGCCAAGCTGAAAACCGTGTTCGGCTCGGCACGGCCCTACACCATGGCGCGCGCACCTGCGGCGGCCGGCATGGTCGCCTTCGATATCTCGGTGCCGGCGCACAGCTACGCCGATTTGAACGAGCTGAACTGGTCGTGGAGCGCGCTCAAGGCGAATCTGCTGACCGACGAGGCCGGCCGCACCCTGACGGCCACCGGCAGCTGGCCGCGCTTGACCATCGATGCCAAGGCCGCCAACGTGGTCTTCAACGACATGACCGTCGAGAGCAACCAGCGCCGCAACGGCGACGATGTGTGGCTCGGCACGGCGCGCGCGGACGTCAAATCGGTCGACGTGACCGGCAAGGAGCCAGCGGTCGCCATGAAAATGGAAGGCTTGTCGGGCACCTCCTCAGTGGCCGAGAATGGCAAGGAATACGACATCGGCAGCGATTTCAGCATCAAGCTGATCACGGTCATGGATGAAAAGATCGACGACCTGCGCATGTCGCTGAAGATGAACAAGCTCGATCTGACATCGTTCGAGCAGTTGAGCAAGGCTATCCAGAAGACGACCAAGCCGGGCGCCGAGCCGAAGCTGGACGATATCGGTCCGCAGCTCAAGGCCTTCGTCAAGGGCATGGCGGCACACGGCACGGCGGTCGAGATCACCGAGATGAGCGCCGGCTACCACGGCCATCGTGCGCTGATGAAGGGCAGCCTGGCCCTGGGCACGACGGTCGACAAGGATTTCAAGACGACCAACGCCCTGATGAAAAAGCTGGACGGACGCTTTGAAATGCGCGTGCCGGTAGCGCTGATCACCGCCATCGCACGCAATGTGACGCAGGCGCAGGCGACCCGGAAAGGCGAAACGCCGACGCCGGAGATGCTGGACTCGACCGCCAAGAGCCTGTCCGACATGGCGGTGGACAAGGCGACGGCCGACGGCTACGCACGTCTGGACGACGGCGTGCTGGTATCGATCGTTCAATTCAAGGCGGGCAAGCTGACCGTCAACGGCAAGGCGGTCGCCCTGCCGACCGGCAGCCAGAAGCCGGCGGCCGGCGCCAAAAAGCCGGCCAAGCGCCGCGCCACCAAGTAA
- the argJ gene encoding bifunctional glutamate N-acetyltransferase/amino-acid acetyltransferase ArgJ, which translates to MAVNSPLPVAADLKPVNGIEIGFAEAGIKKPNRKDILVMKLADTATVAGVFTTNRFCAAPVQVCKANLAAVAAGGAPIRALVVNTGNANAGTGETGLASAHATCAALARLLDCEPHQILPFSTGVILEPLPLEKVVSALPAAIGNLKADNWFNAAEAIMTTDTQPKAASRTVDICGHSVTMTGISKGAGMIRPNMATMLGYLAIDAKVSQDVLDELVKHAADHSFNCITIDGDTSTNDSFMLIATGTGSLAIANTDSTEYAELKTAVTDIARSLAQMIIRDGEGATKFITVTVEEGGSMDECRKIAYSIAHSPLVKTAFFASDPNLGRILCAIGYAGVDDLDVTKLDLYLDDVLVAKSGGRNPAYQEADGQRVMQKSEITVRVRLGRGAHSATVWTCDLSHDYVTINADYRS; encoded by the coding sequence ATGGCCGTTAATTCCCCTCTGCCCGTCGCCGCCGACCTGAAGCCCGTCAACGGGATCGAGATCGGTTTTGCCGAAGCCGGCATCAAGAAGCCGAACCGCAAGGATATCCTGGTGATGAAGCTCGCCGACACGGCCACCGTGGCCGGCGTGTTCACCACCAACCGCTTCTGCGCCGCCCCGGTGCAAGTCTGCAAAGCCAACCTGGCGGCCGTGGCCGCGGGCGGTGCGCCGATCCGCGCGCTGGTGGTCAACACCGGCAACGCCAACGCCGGCACCGGCGAAACCGGCCTGGCCAGCGCCCACGCCACCTGCGCCGCGCTGGCGCGCCTGCTCGACTGCGAGCCGCACCAGATCCTGCCGTTTTCGACCGGCGTGATCCTCGAACCGCTGCCGCTCGAGAAAGTCGTCAGCGCCCTGCCGGCGGCCATCGGCAACCTGAAGGCCGATAACTGGTTCAACGCCGCCGAGGCGATCATGACCACCGACACCCAGCCGAAGGCGGCGTCGCGCACGGTCGACATCTGCGGCCACAGCGTCACCATGACCGGCATCAGCAAGGGCGCCGGCATGATCCGGCCGAACATGGCGACCATGCTGGGCTACCTGGCGATCGACGCCAAGGTGTCGCAAGACGTGCTCGATGAACTGGTCAAGCACGCGGCCGACCATTCGTTCAACTGCATCACCATCGATGGCGACACCTCGACCAACGATTCCTTCATGCTGATCGCCACCGGCACCGGCAGCCTGGCCATCGCCAACACCGATTCGACCGAATACGCCGAACTGAAAACCGCCGTGACCGACATCGCCCGTTCGCTGGCGCAGATGATCATCCGCGACGGCGAAGGCGCCACCAAGTTCATCACCGTCACGGTGGAAGAAGGCGGCTCGATGGATGAATGCCGCAAGATCGCCTACTCGATCGCCCACTCGCCACTGGTGAAGACCGCGTTCTTCGCGTCCGACCCGAACCTGGGCCGCATCCTGTGCGCGATCGGCTACGCCGGCGTGGACGACCTGGACGTGACCAAGCTCGATCTGTACCTCGACGACGTGCTGGTGGCGAAAAGCGGCGGGCGCAATCCGGCCTACCAGGAAGCGGACGGCCAGCGCGTGATGCAAAAGAGCGAAATCACGGTCCGTGTGCGCCTCGGGCGCGGCGCCCACAGCGCCACCGTCTGGACCTGCGACCTGTCGCACGACTACGTGACCATCAACGCCGATTACCGTTCCTGA
- a CDS encoding ATP-binding protein, which yields MTTPLEQFLLRAEALLQRVEAVLPPAYPREPDWRLSTAFRWRKRAGSGVSYLQPVLHASSIALSDLHNVAPQKLQIERNTRQFVQGRPANNVLLTGARGTGKSSLIKACLNQFAADGLRLIEVDKADLAELPDIVDLVAGRPERFIIFCDDLSFEEGEGGYKALKVALDGSIAAQSDNVLIYATSNRRHLLPERMSDNASYRHDGDGDLHPGETVEEKISLSERFGLWLSFYPFKQDDYLGIVAHWLASYGCSAQQIEQSRAEALQWALQRGSRSGRVAWQFARDYAGKLPE from the coding sequence TTGACGACCCCACTCGAACAGTTCCTGCTGCGCGCCGAAGCGCTGCTGCAGCGGGTTGAGGCGGTGCTGCCGCCCGCGTATCCGCGCGAACCGGACTGGCGCCTGTCGACCGCTTTCCGCTGGCGCAAGCGCGCCGGCAGCGGCGTGAGTTACCTGCAGCCGGTGCTGCATGCATCAAGCATCGCGCTGTCTGACCTGCACAACGTGGCGCCGCAAAAGCTGCAGATCGAGCGCAACACGCGCCAGTTCGTGCAGGGACGTCCGGCCAACAACGTGCTGCTGACCGGCGCGCGCGGCACCGGCAAGTCGTCCCTGATCAAGGCGTGCCTGAACCAGTTCGCCGCCGACGGCCTGCGCCTGATCGAAGTCGACAAGGCCGACCTGGCCGAGCTGCCCGACATCGTCGACCTGGTGGCGGGGCGCCCCGAGCGCTTCATCATCTTTTGCGACGACCTGTCGTTCGAAGAAGGCGAGGGCGGTTACAAGGCGCTCAAGGTGGCGCTCGACGGTTCGATCGCGGCCCAGTCGGACAATGTGCTGATCTATGCCACCTCGAACCGGCGCCACCTGCTGCCCGAGCGCATGAGCGACAACGCCAGCTACAGGCATGACGGCGACGGCGACCTGCATCCGGGCGAAACGGTGGAAGAGAAGATATCGCTGTCCGAGCGCTTCGGCCTGTGGCTGTCGTTCTATCCGTTCAAGCAGGACGACTACCTCGGCATCGTGGCGCACTGGCTGGCCAGTTACGGCTGCAGCGCGCAGCAGATCGAGCAAAGCCGCGCTGAGGCCCTGCAATGGGCCTTGCAGCGCGGTTCGCGCTCGGGCCGGGTGGCGTGGCAGTTCGCCAGGGATTACGCGGGAAAGCTGCCTGAATGA